A region of Pempheris klunzingeri isolate RE-2024b chromosome 15, fPemKlu1.hap1, whole genome shotgun sequence DNA encodes the following proteins:
- the rab12 gene encoding ras-related protein Rab-12 yields the protein MDPRYDIPRRAAGGSGGSANSSPALGAQSRRRKMPPRPADFKLQIIIIGSRGVGKTSLMERFTDDTFCEACKSTVGVDFKIKTVELRGKKIRLQIWDTAGQERFNSITSAYYRSAKGIVLVYDITKQETFDDLPKWMKMIDKYASEEAELLLVGNKLDCETDRIISRQQGERFASRISGMRFCEASAKDNFNVDEIFLKLVDDILSKMPLEVPNKELSNSVLSLQPEPEVPPELPPPRMRCC from the exons ATGGATCCGAGGTATGACATACCGCGGAGGGCCGCCGGTGGCAGCGGGGGCTCCGCGAACTCATCCCCCGCTCTGGGTGCCCAGTCGCGCCGCAGGAAGATGCCCCCGAGACCCGCTGATTTTAAACTTCAGATTATCATCATTGGCTCCCGCGGTGTTGGTAAAACCAGCCTCATGGAGAGATTTACCGACGACACTTTCTGCGAAGCTTGCAAGTCGACCGTAG GAGTTGACTTCAAAATCAAGACAGTGGAGCTGAGGGGGAAGAAGATCAGACTACAGATATG GGACACTGCTGGCCAGGAGAGGTTCAACAGCATCACATCAGCCTACTACAGAAGTGCCAAGGGAATAGTGCTCGTGTACGACATCACAAAGCAGGAGACCTTTGACGACCTGCCCAAATGGATGAAAATGATAGACAAG TACGCCTCAGAGGAAGCAGAGCTTCTCCTGGTCGGGAACAAGCTGGACTGTGAGACTGATcgcatcatctccagacagcAAGGAGAGAGG TTTGCCTCTCGAATAAGTGGAATGCGTTTCTGCGAAGCTAGTGCCAAGGATAATTTCAATGTTGACGAGATCTTCCTGAAGCTTGTGGATGACATCCTCAGCAAG ATGCCCCTGGAGGTTCCTAACAAGGAGCTTTCCAACAGTGTCCTGTCCCTGCAGCCTGAACCGGAAGTGCCTCCGGAGTTGCCGCCTCCCCGCATGCGCTGTTGCTGA